One Methylobacterium oryzae DNA window includes the following coding sequences:
- a CDS encoding ATP-binding protein, with translation MNVRARDTGIRRPELQLSRGSRRTFVALALAAAIPVLLLSGWVATLMAQQQRDLARSAAVASATRVAERVASDIAAQIAVLEAEAASATLDRPDLAAFYAEAVRLRQAHPLWETVELARPDGAQIVNLLRSLEEELGPTSDRTSFDAVVRTRQPVIGGIGPAGSISGKRLVALRVPVIRDGTLRYVLSIRLATNAVSSILRDAGAPEGWVGTIVDAEGNTIARTRAEVEELGHPANPALQAAIRNAPNGFYTGPTLEGADVEVVYRTLQHTGGWSVHFGMPVATLNAPVSRSYAVLGGGSFVSIGLALALVGLVGRDMAQRRAGEQARFSLALRSSEEQGAVAAEAAELGTLRWDTVAHRVTGSPRAADLLGWTAAAEGRDSAVDADTVLQAVDPEDRGRLSEALRRSLAEGTPLDVEFRVIQEGREPRWVRVAGRVPQLHEHTPAGLIYGVVSDIEPRKRAEAERFALLRRLGEAQENEQRRIARELHDQVGQTVTGLSLGLKSMERLLARGATAEAGRQVEWLQSLASEIGRDIHRAAVDLRPTALDDLGLREALATLLRDWSQRHGIRADLEFLSEATRLPAAIETAVYRIVQEALTNVLKHARAASVSVSVEKRAGEMRVVIEDDGTGFNADEQRERAGGEAPAKLRLGLSGIRERLSLLSGTLTLESSPGIGTTLFVTIPIPEHPET, from the coding sequence ATGAATGTTCGCGCCCGCGACACCGGGATCCGGAGGCCCGAGCTCCAGCTGAGCCGCGGCAGCCGCCGCACCTTCGTCGCCCTCGCCCTCGCGGCCGCGATCCCGGTCCTGCTGCTCAGCGGCTGGGTCGCGACGCTGATGGCGCAGCAGCAGCGCGACCTCGCCCGGAGCGCCGCCGTCGCCAGCGCGACCCGGGTGGCCGAGCGCGTCGCCTCGGACATCGCCGCCCAGATCGCGGTCCTCGAGGCCGAGGCCGCCTCCGCGACCCTCGACAGGCCCGACCTCGCGGCCTTCTACGCCGAGGCCGTGCGCCTCCGGCAGGCGCACCCGCTCTGGGAGACGGTGGAACTCGCGCGACCGGACGGCGCCCAGATCGTGAATCTTCTCCGGTCCCTCGAGGAGGAACTCGGACCGACCTCGGACCGGACGAGCTTCGACGCGGTGGTGCGCACGCGGCAGCCGGTGATCGGCGGCATCGGCCCGGCCGGCTCGATCTCGGGCAAGCGCCTCGTCGCGCTGCGCGTGCCGGTCATCCGGGACGGCACGCTGCGCTACGTCCTCTCGATCCGGCTCGCCACGAACGCGGTGAGCTCGATCCTGCGCGACGCCGGCGCCCCCGAGGGCTGGGTCGGCACCATCGTGGACGCGGAGGGCAACACGATCGCCCGGACCCGGGCCGAGGTGGAGGAGCTCGGCCACCCGGCGAACCCGGCGCTCCAGGCGGCGATCCGGAACGCCCCGAACGGCTTCTACACCGGACCGACGCTGGAAGGCGCCGATGTCGAGGTGGTCTACCGGACCCTGCAGCATACCGGCGGCTGGTCGGTGCATTTCGGGATGCCGGTCGCGACGCTCAACGCGCCGGTCTCGCGGTCCTACGCCGTCCTGGGTGGCGGCAGCTTCGTCAGCATCGGGCTCGCCCTGGCGCTGGTCGGTCTCGTCGGCCGCGATATGGCGCAGCGCCGGGCGGGCGAGCAGGCCCGGTTCTCCCTCGCGCTCCGCTCCAGCGAAGAACAGGGCGCCGTCGCCGCCGAGGCCGCGGAGCTTGGCACGCTGCGCTGGGACACCGTCGCGCACCGGGTCACCGGCTCGCCCCGCGCGGCCGATCTCCTCGGTTGGACGGCCGCCGCCGAAGGGCGCGACAGCGCCGTGGACGCCGACACGGTCCTGCAGGCGGTCGATCCCGAGGATCGCGGGCGCCTGAGCGAGGCCCTGCGCCGGAGCCTCGCCGAGGGCACGCCGCTCGACGTCGAGTTCCGCGTGATCCAGGAGGGTCGGGAGCCGCGATGGGTCCGGGTCGCCGGCCGCGTGCCGCAGCTCCACGAGCATACCCCGGCCGGGCTGATCTACGGCGTGGTGTCGGACATCGAGCCGCGCAAGCGCGCGGAGGCCGAGCGCTTCGCGCTGCTGCGCCGCCTCGGCGAGGCCCAGGAGAACGAGCAGCGCCGGATCGCCCGCGAACTCCACGACCAGGTCGGCCAGACGGTGACCGGTCTGTCGCTGGGCCTCAAGAGCATGGAGCGGCTCCTGGCACGCGGCGCGACGGCCGAGGCCGGCCGGCAGGTGGAGTGGCTGCAATCCCTCGCGAGCGAGATCGGCCGCGACATCCACCGGGCCGCCGTCGACCTCCGGCCGACCGCCCTCGACGATCTCGGCCTGCGCGAGGCCCTGGCCACCCTGCTGCGCGACTGGAGCCAGCGGCACGGGATCCGCGCCGACCTGGAATTCCTGAGCGAGGCGACCCGGCTGCCGGCCGCGATCGAGACGGCCGTCTACCGGATCGTGCAGGAGGCCCTGACCAACGTCCTCAAGCACGCCCGGGCCGCGAGCGTCAGCGTCTCGGTGGAGAAGCGCGCGGGCGAGATGCGGGTCGTGATCGAGGATGACGGCACCGGCTTCAACGCCGACGAGCAGCGTGAGCGCGCCGGCGGCGAGGCGCCGGCCAAGCTGCGGCTCGGCCTGTCGGGCATCCGCGAGCGGCTGTCGCTCCTGAGCGGGACTCTCACGCTGGAATCGTCCCCGGGCATCGGTACGACGCTGTTCGTCACCATCCCGATTCCGGAACATCCCGAGACCTGA
- a CDS encoding ribosome modulation factor yields the protein MLMDIVKQGARARAVGRPRDACPYPGESRERRAWYEGYDGSSWAVATRMPHPARMLPGSALSDAGAASDPASPA from the coding sequence ATGCTCATGGACATCGTCAAACAGGGCGCCCGCGCGCGCGCCGTCGGTCGGCCCCGCGACGCCTGCCCCTATCCCGGCGAGTCGCGCGAGCGCCGGGCCTGGTACGAGGGCTACGACGGCTCCTCGTGGGCGGTCGCGACGCGGATGCCGCACCCCGCCCGGATGCTGCCCGGATCGGCCCTTTCCGACGCCGGTGCCGCGTCCGACCCCGCCTCCCCGGCCTGA
- a CDS encoding OmpA family protein produces the protein MRTHDLPRAARARLGRSGLLLAVGLALALAAPARANPLTEVPGARAAQPDEAPPPRDPAAERAEAEEARAANPGPTAIIRSLAPFADGNPGAPARPLAVSPDDGGPAVRVVPARSIDLTVFFAYDSARLTPEARIQLEPLGEALRAEPLAGHGFLIAGHTDAAGGRAYNRRLSLARARAVKAHLVETYGIAPERLRVHGWGPARPKDPDAPLSPVNRRVEVSLIAPARSGALRFVLPVADGPCSDLADPRLRTDLDLDDFRAAPTPRPCTE, from the coding sequence ATGCGGACCCACGATCTGCCGCGCGCCGCGCGGGCGCGCCTCGGCCGCTCCGGCCTGTTGCTCGCCGTCGGCCTCGCCCTCGCGCTGGCCGCGCCCGCGCGGGCGAACCCGCTCACCGAGGTGCCGGGTGCCCGGGCAGCGCAGCCGGACGAAGCGCCTCCGCCGCGGGACCCGGCCGCGGAGCGGGCGGAGGCCGAGGAGGCGCGGGCCGCGAACCCGGGTCCGACCGCGATCATCCGGTCGCTCGCGCCGTTCGCCGACGGCAATCCGGGAGCTCCCGCGCGGCCGCTGGCGGTCAGCCCCGACGACGGCGGCCCGGCGGTCCGCGTCGTTCCCGCCCGGTCGATCGATCTCACCGTGTTCTTCGCCTACGACAGCGCGCGCCTGACCCCCGAAGCGCGCATCCAGCTCGAACCGCTCGGCGAGGCCCTGCGCGCCGAGCCGCTCGCGGGCCACGGATTCCTGATCGCCGGCCACACCGACGCCGCCGGCGGCCGCGCCTACAACCGCCGCCTCTCCCTGGCCCGGGCCCGGGCCGTGAAGGCGCATCTCGTCGAGACCTACGGCATCGCCCCGGAGCGCCTGCGCGTCCACGGCTGGGGACCCGCGCGGCCGAAGGATCCCGACGCACCCCTGTCACCGGTGAACCGCAGGGTGGAGGTCAGCCTGATCGCGCCGGCCCGCAGCGGTGCCCTCCGCTTCGTCCTGCCGGTCGCGGATGGTCCGTGCAGCGACCTGGCCGATCCGCGCCTGCGGACGGATCTCGACCTCGACGATTTCCGCGCGGCGCCGACCCCACGTCCCTGCACCGAATGA
- a CDS encoding trypsin-like serine peptidase encodes MIAMRRRGPLLLGTACALIVLGRGDAARAQSVGFDPADYGRAQLPLRQTTGDAAAYVDQNKGAFEPVSELDPKDGLAALARPIGRVDIVLQNGRTGQQVGASCTGTLLTGDYVLTNHHCLPQSGDLRPIKASILMDYLTLDGKGSRRFEIDPKPVEFDARLDFALARVAGNPTATYGAARLSGEPVTANRSMLVIHHPLGRPKVMSRFRCFAVKDQAEGPDLRHRCDTLGGSSGSLMFDASVAGIALHKEGGLDPKDPTSFNSATRLSAILGRSPTLTRIAAAQGRPVAAADPGTRPVGPGPAPQPRPATDGPLDPAGMNAILRGR; translated from the coding sequence ATGATCGCGATGCGCCGGAGAGGCCCACTCCTTCTGGGAACGGCCTGCGCGCTGATCGTGCTCGGCCGCGGCGATGCCGCGCGGGCGCAGAGCGTCGGCTTCGATCCCGCCGATTACGGCCGGGCGCAGCTGCCCCTGCGCCAGACGACCGGCGACGCGGCCGCCTATGTCGACCAGAACAAGGGCGCCTTCGAGCCCGTGAGCGAGCTCGACCCGAAGGACGGCCTCGCGGCCCTCGCCCGACCGATCGGCCGCGTCGACATCGTGCTCCAGAACGGCCGCACCGGGCAGCAGGTCGGTGCCTCCTGCACGGGGACGCTCCTGACCGGCGACTACGTGCTGACCAACCACCATTGCCTGCCGCAATCGGGCGACCTGCGCCCGATCAAGGCGTCGATCCTGATGGATTACCTGACCCTCGACGGGAAAGGCTCCCGCCGGTTCGAGATCGACCCGAAGCCCGTCGAGTTCGACGCCCGCCTCGACTTCGCCCTCGCCCGCGTGGCGGGCAATCCGACCGCGACCTACGGCGCCGCGCGGCTCTCGGGCGAGCCGGTGACGGCCAACCGCTCGATGCTGGTCATCCACCATCCCCTCGGACGACCGAAGGTGATGAGCCGCTTCCGCTGCTTCGCCGTGAAGGACCAGGCCGAAGGCCCGGACCTGCGCCACCGCTGCGACACGCTCGGCGGCTCGTCCGGTTCGCTCATGTTCGACGCCTCCGTGGCCGGCATCGCGCTCCACAAGGAGGGCGGCCTCGATCCGAAGGATCCGACGAGCTTCAACAGCGCGACCCGCCTCTCGGCGATCCTGGGCCGGAGCCCGACCCTGACGCGGATCGCGGCGGCCCAGGGGCGCCCGGTCGCCGCCGCGGATCCGGGGACCAGGCCGGTCGGGCCCGGCCCGGCACCCCAACCCAGGCCGGCGACCGACGGACCCCTCGACCCGGCCGGGATGAACGCCATCCTGCGGGGACGCTGA
- a CDS encoding caspase family protein — MPRANPVSALRRFARTALILLGMTCLAPLAPARAAPDPAAFADNADAVAVVIGNRSYKQTVPVDYAHNDAEAIRAYLIERLGYRESNVFLLKDATLNEFNQVFGTERNPQSGRLWRSVREGRSNVFVYYSGHGVPDLATKQPFLLPEDGNPNQGESGYALETLYRNLELVKRKIGADHQLVVMVDACFTGETGRKGESLLAVSAPGFAPARPKTEGGIVRLVATSGATPANWDEANKLGLLTSRFLMGVSGLADAREHQGDGDGLVQWTELKRYLRREVEDAARRASGREQVPEIDEAPIVLKASLPVAAVAKGVEAIRDEAAWRRAEALGTREGFEAYIGACGETCLYRPQAMDRLLAGRRRDAAAIDQENWAKFGTQRQYQAYLDSCGEVCAYRSLAEGYLGGKNPSADPRVKRCDELAAGTDDPDRPSGVAGVKLGRIEPAAAIEACRGAAAAYPDLRRLSYQLGRAYDRADRYKEAFAAYDRAAKAGSISALNNLAALYENGQGVKRQQAEAFRLYRQAGEGGNVVALANAARMLEYGNGIPKDEAQAVALYRRAVAGGDVASISKLVPHYATGAYGFPKDLRQGFDLFRQAADRGDPVAMATMATLIDNGFGRYFPGVRSADMVLRALKHGELGAASVSATDTAAQKLKPETIRSVQRAIKDADYYTGALDGRFNPVFVRALDQYARANETE; from the coding sequence TTGCCGAGAGCCAACCCGGTATCCGCGCTGCGGCGGTTCGCCCGCACCGCGCTCATCCTGCTCGGGATGACCTGCCTCGCCCCGCTCGCGCCGGCCAGGGCTGCCCCGGATCCGGCAGCCTTCGCCGACAATGCCGATGCCGTGGCGGTGGTGATCGGGAACCGCAGCTACAAGCAGACCGTGCCTGTCGACTACGCGCACAATGATGCCGAGGCGATCCGCGCCTACCTGATCGAGCGCCTGGGCTACCGCGAGAGCAACGTCTTCCTCCTGAAGGACGCGACCCTCAACGAGTTCAACCAGGTCTTCGGCACCGAGCGGAATCCGCAATCCGGCCGCCTCTGGCGCAGCGTGCGCGAGGGCCGCTCGAACGTCTTCGTGTACTATTCCGGCCACGGCGTCCCGGATCTCGCCACCAAGCAGCCGTTCCTGCTGCCCGAGGACGGCAACCCGAACCAGGGCGAGAGCGGGTACGCGCTGGAGACCCTGTACCGCAACCTCGAGCTCGTGAAGCGCAAGATCGGCGCCGACCACCAGCTCGTCGTGATGGTCGATGCCTGCTTCACCGGCGAGACCGGCCGCAAGGGCGAGAGCCTGCTGGCGGTGTCCGCGCCCGGCTTCGCGCCCGCCCGGCCGAAGACGGAGGGCGGCATCGTCCGGCTGGTGGCGACATCGGGCGCGACACCGGCCAACTGGGACGAGGCGAACAAGCTCGGCCTGCTGACCAGCCGGTTCCTGATGGGCGTGTCGGGCCTCGCCGACGCGCGCGAACATCAGGGCGACGGCGACGGGCTCGTGCAGTGGACGGAGCTGAAGCGCTACCTCCGCCGCGAGGTGGAGGACGCGGCCCGCCGCGCGTCGGGCCGCGAGCAGGTACCCGAGATCGACGAGGCCCCGATCGTCCTCAAGGCCTCCCTGCCGGTGGCGGCCGTCGCGAAGGGGGTCGAGGCCATCCGGGACGAGGCGGCCTGGCGGCGGGCCGAAGCGCTCGGCACCCGGGAGGGCTTCGAGGCCTATATCGGCGCCTGCGGCGAGACCTGCCTGTACCGGCCTCAGGCCATGGACAGGCTCCTGGCCGGGCGGCGCCGGGACGCGGCGGCGATCGACCAGGAGAACTGGGCCAAGTTCGGGACCCAGCGGCAATATCAGGCCTATCTCGATTCCTGCGGCGAGGTCTGCGCCTATCGCAGCCTCGCCGAGGGCTATCTCGGCGGCAAGAACCCGAGCGCCGATCCGCGCGTCAAGCGCTGCGACGAGCTCGCCGCCGGCACGGACGATCCCGACCGTCCGAGCGGGGTCGCGGGCGTGAAGCTCGGCCGGATCGAGCCCGCGGCCGCCATCGAAGCCTGCCGTGGGGCCGCGGCCGCCTATCCGGACCTGCGCCGGCTCTCCTACCAGCTCGGCCGCGCCTACGACCGGGCCGACCGCTACAAGGAGGCCTTCGCCGCCTACGACCGCGCCGCCAAGGCCGGGAGCATCTCGGCGCTGAACAACCTCGCCGCCCTCTACGAGAACGGCCAGGGCGTGAAGCGCCAGCAGGCCGAGGCGTTCCGCCTCTACCGGCAGGCGGGTGAAGGCGGGAACGTGGTGGCGCTGGCCAACGCCGCCCGGATGCTGGAGTACGGCAACGGCATCCCGAAGGACGAGGCGCAGGCGGTCGCCCTGTATCGCCGCGCCGTGGCCGGGGGCGACGTCGCGTCGATCAGCAAGCTCGTGCCGCACTACGCGACGGGCGCCTACGGCTTCCCGAAGGACCTGCGCCAGGGCTTCGACCTCTTCCGGCAGGCGGCGGACCGGGGCGACCCGGTGGCCATGGCCACGATGGCGACGCTGATCGACAACGGCTTCGGGCGGTATTTCCCCGGCGTGCGCTCGGCCGACATGGTCCTGCGCGCGCTGAAGCACGGGGAACTCGGCGCCGCCTCCGTCTCGGCGACCGACACCGCCGCCCAGAAGCTCAAGCCCGAGACGATCCGCTCGGTGCAGCGCGCGATCAAGGACGCGGATTACTACACCGGTGCCTTGGACGGGCGGTTCAATCCGGTCTTCGTCCGCGCTCTCGATCAGTACGCCCGGGCGAACGAGACCGAATGA
- a CDS encoding lysozyme inhibitor LprI family protein, which produces MLRNAFLTAVILIPTAGYAAEVDCGASANQMDANVCTAQEFDRADAELNRRYTTLRSKLDENGRRNLVAAERAWIAFRDSECNLRTGFNTLTPDDNGSIAPMLLGACKITLTRQRIQDLTAQIKCPGGDLSCSP; this is translated from the coding sequence ATGCTGCGCAACGCCTTTCTGACTGCCGTGATCCTCATCCCGACCGCCGGATACGCGGCGGAGGTCGATTGCGGCGCCTCCGCGAACCAGATGGACGCCAACGTCTGCACGGCCCAGGAATTCGACCGGGCCGATGCGGAGCTGAACCGCCGCTACACGACCCTGCGCAGCAAGCTCGACGAGAACGGCCGACGCAATCTGGTCGCCGCCGAGCGCGCCTGGATCGCCTTCCGCGATTCCGAGTGCAACCTGCGGACCGGCTTCAACACGCTGACGCCCGACGACAACGGAAGCATCGCCCCGATGCTCCTGGGCGCGTGCAAGATCACGCTGACGCGCCAGCGGATCCAGGACCTGACAGCCCAGATCAAGTGTCCGGGCGGCGACCTGTCGTGCTCGCCCTGA
- a CDS encoding YbjQ family protein, translating to MIIVTTENIPNYHVREVRGPCFGAVVHSRGAVGNFTAGLRSIMGGEISEYSQLIEQARSQAIDRMAQNAAQLGANAVVMMRFDTADTDQSMMGVVAYGTAVVVEAR from the coding sequence ATGATCATCGTCACGACCGAGAACATTCCGAACTACCACGTGCGCGAGGTCCGCGGCCCCTGCTTCGGCGCCGTGGTGCACAGCCGCGGTGCGGTGGGCAATTTCACCGCCGGACTGCGCAGCATCATGGGCGGCGAGATCAGCGAGTACAGCCAGCTGATCGAGCAGGCGCGGTCGCAGGCGATCGACCGCATGGCGCAGAACGCGGCGCAACTCGGCGCCAACGCCGTCGTCATGATGCGTTTCGATACCGCGGACACCGACCAGTCGATGATGGGCGTCGTCGCCTACGGCACCGCCGTGGTCGTCGAGGCACGCTGA
- a CDS encoding lysozyme inhibitor LprI family protein, giving the protein MNHKRPRLLQVSAPVLAGLLACLAVPTTARADQPSAKLCLTETSTPGTTACMTRALQEADAKLNAAYRKAMSVIDHDDRTPDPDARALWKTRLERAQRAWIAFRDADCGDLTDSEWANGSGANAALPACLYDKTVQRTADLLSRYPLH; this is encoded by the coding sequence ATGAATCACAAGCGCCCACGCCTGCTGCAGGTTTCGGCCCCCGTCCTTGCCGGGCTGCTCGCCTGCCTCGCCGTGCCGACGACCGCCCGAGCCGACCAGCCGTCCGCGAAACTGTGTCTGACCGAGACCTCCACGCCGGGCACGACGGCGTGCATGACCCGCGCCCTTCAGGAGGCGGACGCGAAGCTCAACGCGGCCTACAGGAAGGCGATGTCGGTGATCGATCACGACGACCGCACGCCGGACCCCGACGCCAGGGCGCTCTGGAAGACGCGGCTCGAGCGGGCGCAGCGGGCCTGGATTGCCTTCCGGGACGCGGATTGCGGCGACCTGACCGACAGCGAGTGGGCCAACGGGAGCGGCGCGAACGCGGCGCTGCCCGCCTGCCTCTACGACAAGACCGTCCAGAGGACGGCCGACCTGCTGAGCCGCTACCCGCTGCATTGA
- a CDS encoding PAS domain S-box protein: MSIEDLRGEVERLRRRERALVDENARLRASQAPVTAPTTTLAGVGTARSDLLFTAADKTRMAMIVTDPNLPDNPIVFANRAFLELSGYSAGELIGRNCRFLQGPATDPADVARIRDAIAARRDVVVELLNYRRDGSTFVNELYISPVFGPLGELLFFFGSQLDLTRFRQREAQAVERTIAPRHARADDAVGFCIVELRFDGDGRAADYRVVETNAAFEDQSGLGAAAGRWMSALEPDHARRWFDTLGEVARSGHSARFKGALSRTGPILDVRAMRTGSGTQNRVAILLEDPAARQADEERREARTRDRKIEHDLVWRTSRDLLVVCALDGTCQAVNPAWTELLGWPAGSLVGIRIDTLIHPDDGETAASAFETLRTGHTLSDLDVRFRTADGAYRWIAWNAIARGDRFHATGRDVTERRALEEQLRQSQKMEAVGQLTGGVAHDFNNLLTVIKSSTDLLKRPGLSEDRRGRYVDAIADTVDRAARLTSQLLAFARRQALRPSIFDVVQSVAAIADMVGTLTGARIHVATDTDAGTDADGRRLRCHVDADPSQFDTALVNLVVNARDAMQGEGRLVIKVRRADRIPALRAHPAVPGDFVAVSVSDTGSGIEADLLERIFEPFFTTKGVGHGTGLGLSQVFGFAKQSGGDVAVDSVVGVGTTFTLFLPRSQQAEVQEGVPDEPEPLAEGHGTPVLVVEDNEEVGAFARQALVELGYRAVWVKDAQAAIATIEANGQEIEIVFSDVVMPGMNGVDLAREIRRRRPYLPVVLTSGYSHVLASEGTAGFELLHKPYSVADLSRALRRALRERSALTFG, encoded by the coding sequence ATGAGCATCGAAGATCTTCGGGGGGAGGTCGAGCGGCTGCGTCGGCGCGAGCGCGCGCTGGTTGATGAGAACGCGCGCCTGCGCGCGTCACAGGCCCCAGTCACCGCCCCGACAACCACTCTGGCCGGAGTCGGCACCGCCCGCTCCGATCTTCTGTTCACCGCCGCCGACAAGACCCGGATGGCGATGATCGTCACCGATCCGAACCTGCCCGACAACCCGATCGTCTTCGCCAACCGCGCCTTCCTGGAACTCTCCGGCTACTCGGCGGGAGAGCTGATCGGGCGCAATTGTCGCTTCCTCCAGGGGCCCGCGACGGATCCGGCCGATGTCGCCCGCATCCGCGATGCCATCGCCGCGCGGCGCGACGTGGTGGTCGAGCTGCTGAACTATCGGCGCGACGGCAGCACCTTCGTCAACGAACTCTACATCAGCCCCGTCTTCGGACCGCTCGGCGAGTTGCTGTTCTTCTTCGGCAGTCAGCTCGACCTCACCCGCTTCCGGCAGCGCGAGGCGCAGGCCGTCGAGCGGACCATCGCGCCGCGGCATGCCCGGGCGGACGACGCGGTGGGCTTCTGCATCGTCGAGCTGCGCTTCGACGGGGATGGCAGGGCCGCGGATTACCGCGTGGTGGAGACCAACGCCGCCTTCGAGGATCAGTCCGGCCTCGGCGCCGCGGCGGGACGCTGGATGAGCGCGCTCGAGCCGGACCACGCCCGACGCTGGTTCGACACCCTCGGTGAGGTAGCGCGATCCGGGCACAGCGCCCGGTTCAAGGGAGCCCTGTCGCGAACGGGGCCCATCCTCGACGTCCGCGCGATGCGGACCGGTAGCGGGACGCAGAACCGCGTCGCGATCCTTCTCGAGGATCCGGCGGCCCGGCAGGCGGACGAGGAGCGGCGGGAGGCCCGGACGCGCGACCGGAAGATCGAGCATGACCTGGTCTGGCGGACGAGCCGCGACCTTCTCGTGGTCTGCGCCCTCGACGGAACCTGCCAGGCGGTCAACCCGGCCTGGACGGAGCTGCTCGGGTGGCCGGCCGGCAGCTTGGTCGGCATCCGCATCGATACCCTGATCCATCCGGACGACGGCGAGACCGCGGCCAGCGCGTTCGAGACGCTGCGGACCGGCCACACGCTGTCGGACCTCGACGTCCGGTTCCGGACCGCCGACGGCGCGTATCGCTGGATCGCCTGGAACGCCATCGCGCGCGGGGACCGGTTCCACGCGACAGGGCGCGACGTCACGGAGCGCCGCGCCCTCGAGGAGCAGCTGCGTCAGTCGCAGAAGATGGAGGCCGTCGGGCAGCTCACCGGCGGCGTGGCGCACGACTTCAACAACCTGCTGACCGTCATCAAGTCGTCGACCGATCTGTTGAAGCGACCGGGCCTCAGCGAGGATCGGCGGGGCCGCTACGTCGACGCCATCGCCGACACGGTCGACCGCGCCGCCAGATTGACCAGCCAGTTGCTGGCCTTCGCGCGCCGGCAGGCACTCCGACCGTCGATCTTCGACGTGGTGCAGTCGGTGGCCGCCATCGCCGACATGGTCGGCACGCTGACCGGCGCGCGCATCCACGTCGCGACCGACACGGATGCCGGCACGGACGCGGACGGCCGCAGGCTGCGCTGCCACGTCGATGCCGACCCCAGCCAGTTCGACACGGCCCTCGTCAACCTCGTGGTGAACGCCCGCGATGCCATGCAGGGCGAGGGCCGCCTCGTGATCAAGGTGCGGCGCGCGGACCGGATCCCGGCGCTGCGGGCGCATCCGGCCGTGCCCGGCGATTTCGTGGCCGTGTCGGTCTCGGATACCGGCTCGGGCATCGAAGCGGACCTCCTCGAACGCATCTTCGAGCCGTTCTTCACGACGAAGGGCGTCGGCCACGGCACCGGCCTCGGCCTCAGCCAGGTGTTCGGCTTCGCCAAGCAGTCGGGCGGTGACGTCGCGGTCGACAGCGTCGTCGGCGTCGGGACCACCTTCACGCTGTTCCTGCCGCGGTCCCAGCAGGCGGAGGTCCAGGAGGGCGTGCCGGACGAGCCGGAGCCGCTCGCCGAGGGTCACGGCACGCCCGTCCTCGTGGTGGAGGACAACGAGGAGGTCGGCGCCTTCGCCCGGCAAGCCCTCGTGGAACTCGGCTACAGGGCTGTCTGGGTGAAGGACGCACAGGCGGCTATCGCCACGATCGAGGCGAACGGCCAGGAGATCGAGATCGTCTTCTCCGACGTGGTGATGCCGGGCATGAACGGTGTCGATCTGGCCCGGGAGATCAGGCGCCGTCGTCCCTACCTGCCCGTCGTCCTCACCTCCGGCTACAGCCACGTGCTGGCGTCGGAGGGCACCGCCGGCTTCGAGCTCCTGCACAAGCCCTACTCGGTGGCCGACCTCAGCCGGGCCCTGCGCAGGGCGCTCCGGGAACGGTCGGCGCTGACCTTCGGCTGA